ACTGCAACTATTTTACCATTCTTAGTCGCCATCATGATCCCACAACCAGTACCACAGAATCTACATGCAGCTTTATCCCATCTCCAACCAGCCTCAGCTGCGCTAGATGCCGCACTCAATTCACTAGGTACGCTCATACCTACTGCTGCTGCTGCCGAAGCTGCTGCAGAACTTTTAAGAAAATCTCTTCTTGAAAGTGACATTTAACTCTCCTTAATTTTTTTCCGTTTTTCAACATTAACAGTCTAACAATTGAAAAACTTTTTTTTCTTGACTTAGGTCAAAAACTAAAAAAACTCATGAACGCTTTTCACATCGCAACATACATATTATATTTGATTATAGTTAGTTAAATCTTAATAAAACAAATTGATGACTAAGGTGTTTTTCAGCCACCAGTAAAATAGAAAGCCCTGCTGGAAATATTCTCATTGTTTACAGTTTCAGTACTGTTATGAGACCATCTGTTTTTTTCAGGTTTATTTTTTATAACCTCTTTGAGAATATGCTCCATATCATCTTTTGAAGATGTTTTACCCTTTATGCTTTGTGAGTCTTCATAATATAGACATGGAATAAGATCACCCTCAGCACTAAGTCTTATCCTATTACATGTTTTACAAAAAGAGTCATCATATGGTTCTATAATTCCAAATGTATATCCGCTGTTATCTACATAAAGTTTTGCTGCTGAGTTTTCTTTGGCTACTAATTCTTGAATGAGTTGTTGCCCAGATATAATCTCTAATATTTCCTTGCTTTGCATAGTTTTTAAATTTGAATAAGCACTTTCATTTTCCATATACTCAATAAATCTTATTTGGATTCCCCTATTTTTTGCAAATTCATATAATGACATTACTTCGTTTTCATTGATATCTTTGAGTATCACACTATTTAGTTTTACAATCATTCCTGCGTCAACAGCTGCATCAATACCATCTAGTACATTTTGCAAGACATTTTTCTTGGTTAAATACCAAAAAGTTTCTTTTTCTAGTGAATCTATTGATATATTAATTCTGTTTAGTCCTGCTTTTTTTAATTTTTCAACCTGAGATTTTAAAAGATATCCGTTGGTTGTCAAAGCTAAATCAATATCACTTTTATACGTGTTAATCATCTTAATAAACTGATCAAGGTTTTCTCTAACTAACGGCTCTCCACCAGTTATTCTTATTTTTTTAATTCCATTATCTATGGCTATTTTTATAAATGAAAACATCTCTTCATAAGATAACAAGTTTTCTTTTGGAGTCCATTCAAATGGTTTTTCTGGCATACAATATTGACATCTAAAATTACATCTTTGCGTAACCGAAACTCTTAAATATTCAACCTCTCTATCAAAGCTATCTATTAACATCTTTAACTCCTAATGATAAAACTATACTAGGAGTGTTATGCTTTTTCTTTGACCTATGTCAAATTTCACATTGATCATTACTACAAAATTTGCTTTGCATTCCATCACTACCCTCAAACAATTTCCAATCAATTTTTGGTAGATCTTTTAAACGTTTTTCATATTCTTCTTTTGATATGCCTTCATATGGCATCTGCTTATATGCACCGCTATCAGAATGAGGTAGCATAGATACAGATTTAATTATAGGTGCAAATTGAGCAAGCATGTGTTCAATCTGTTTCCCTTCAGTTTTTGGATCAAAATAAATTGTACAACTTACCATATTATCACTCCACTCCCGTTGCAACATAGCTAAAAAAGAAAACTGCTCCCATGCTGATACATCCGTTGCCTTCCGTGTTTTACCTTGGTCGATAGGAAACTCAAAAACTGTAGTATTTTCACTGTATTCATCTTTTTCATTTGGAATACCTGCTTTTTTTAATACTTCGCAAATCGGTGAAGTATTACCAACTCTCATTCTTCTTATGGCATACTGAAAAGTTGGAAAGTGCATACCAGAACTAACTCCAACTAGCTGGCTAATAGTTCCTGAGGGCTTAATTGTAGTAAGTCTTATAGATGATGGAATACCAGCTTCTGAAGCTAATTTAGCATTTGTATCCTTAACTACTTTATATCCTATTCTTAACTTTCGTGTTAACTCTGTTGCACCAAATTCATCAAGCATATCTGCTACACCTGAAAGGCTTACACCTATTCTTCTGTTTCTAACAACTATTGCGTTTGTTTCACTTCTGTGCGTAGGCAGAAGTGAAACTGTTGAAGCATAAAATGTTGCATACTCAAGTGCCTCATAAAATTCTTCATCATTATTGCAGCGTGCGGCAAATACTTCTGCCAAATTACAAAGTTCAAAACTTTCAAGTGGTATTTCAGAACATGGATTTGCAAGCCAAGCTTTATCTTCACAATCATCTCCATATCTGCCAAATTTTTGAACATTGATTAAATTCATAATACCTGGTTCACCGTTATTTTGTATTCGCTCTGCAATTTGAGGAAGCTTTTGAAATTCTTCACTTTTAGTCAAAACAACTGTGTTGTTTGACATCCATCCGATTTCAGCACGTTCAGGATATTTTTCATAGTTTTTAAGA
This genomic interval from Sulfurimonas sp. contains the following:
- the moaA gene encoding GTP 3',8-cyclase MoaA — protein: MLIDSFDREVEYLRVSVTQRCNFRCQYCMPEKPFEWTPKENLLSYEEMFSFIKIAIDNGIKKIRITGGEPLVRENLDQFIKMINTYKSDIDLALTTNGYLLKSQVEKLKKAGLNRINISIDSLEKETFWYLTKKNVLQNVLDGIDAAVDAGMIVKLNSVILKDINENEVMSLYEFAKNRGIQIRFIEYMENESAYSNLKTMQSKEILEIISGQQLIQELVAKENSAAKLYVDNSGYTFGIIEPYDDSFCKTCNRIRLSAEGDLIPCLYYEDSQSIKGKTSSKDDMEHILKEVIKNKPEKNRWSHNSTETVNNENISSRAFYFTGG
- a CDS encoding fused protease/ribonucleoside-triphosphate reductase yields the protein MQNQKNQYIIQERFYLKESFCNELNLKTPNFGFGGFGEATYYRTYSRLKEDGSQEHWADTVVRVVNGIMSIRKHHYIVNKLQWKEEVWQQFAYELAVTMFDMKWLPPGRGLWVMGTEYVYQRGAAALNNCGAVDTEDLAASADWAMDMLMCGVGVGFNTAWNGEDSSLPDKSRPIVFTIPDSREGWVSSVRLLIESYTKGGSWFDFDYSKIRSSGEPIKGFGGTASGAEPLIQLHNRIEKFLDSFCVNEISSTRCVADIFNSIGACVVAGNVRRSAEISLGSVDDENFLNLKNYEKYPERAEIGWMSNNTVVLTKSEEFQKLPQIAERIQNNGEPGIMNLINVQKFGRYGDDCEDKAWLANPCSEIPLESFELCNLAEVFAARCNNDEEFYEALEYATFYASTVSLLPTHRSETNAIVVRNRRIGVSLSGVADMLDEFGATELTRKLRIGYKVVKDTNAKLASEAGIPSSIRLTTIKPSGTISQLVGVSSGMHFPTFQYAIRRMRVGNTSPICEVLKKAGIPNEKDEYSENTTVFEFPIDQGKTRKATDVSAWEQFSFLAMLQREWSDNMVSCTIYFDPKTEGKQIEHMLAQFAPIIKSVSMLPHSDSGAYKQMPYEGISKEEYEKRLKDLPKIDWKLFEGSDGMQSKFCSNDQCEI